Proteins found in one Coleofasciculus chthonoplastes PCC 7420 genomic segment:
- the infC gene encoding translation initiation factor IF-3 — protein MAKKQKQLINHKIKSPQVLLIDHENNNRGLTDTREALQVAKDASLDLVVVSQRKDAPVAKVLDYGKHQYQQKKRQRQSSKPTLKEVKLRPNVGDSDYGLRIKRALNWLDKGNLVKFQVRLRGREHQHRDRA, from the coding sequence ATCGCTAAGAAACAAAAACAACTGATTAACCATAAAATCAAATCACCTCAGGTTTTGTTGATTGACCATGAAAACAACAATCGTGGCTTGACAGATACCCGTGAGGCGCTACAAGTCGCTAAAGATGCGAGTCTGGATCTAGTCGTCGTCTCTCAACGTAAAGACGCTCCCGTGGCAAAAGTTTTAGACTATGGGAAACACCAATACCAGCAGAAAAAGCGCCAACGCCAGAGTTCCAAACCAACACTTAAGGAAGTCAAGTTGCGTCCCAATGTGGGTGACTCCGATTACGGCTTACGCATCAAAAGAGCGCTTAATTGGTTGGATAAAGGTAATTTAGTCAAGTTTCAAGTGCGCCTGAGAGGGCGAGAACATCAACATCGCGATCGCGCC
- the infC gene encoding translation initiation factor IF-3: MIANKDKQRINRQIKSPQVLLIDHENNNRGLTDTREALQLAKDVGLDLVVVSERKDAPVAKILDYGKHQYQQKKRQRQSSKPTLKEVKLRPNVGESDYSLRINRAVEWLSKGDSVKFQVRLRGREHQHRDRATELLERVVSDLGEVGKVQSFDRRALVVQIVPS; the protein is encoded by the coding sequence ATTATAGCTAACAAAGACAAGCAACGAATCAACCGTCAAATCAAGTCTCCTCAGGTTCTCTTGATTGATCATGAGAATAACAATCGCGGTTTGACTGATACTCGTGAGGCTCTACAACTGGCGAAAGATGTAGGTCTGGACTTGGTGGTAGTCTCTGAGCGTAAAGATGCTCCCGTGGCAAAAATTTTGGACTATGGGAAACATCAGTACCAACAAAAGAAACGCCAACGCCAAAGCTCTAAACCAACGCTCAAGGAAGTGAAACTGCGTCCCAATGTAGGCGAGTCTGATTACAGCTTACGCATCAATCGAGCTGTTGAATGGTTGAGCAAAGGCGATTCTGTAAAGTTTCAGGTGCGTCTGCGGGGTCGGGAACATCAACATCGCGATCGCGCCACAGAATTGCTAGAGCGTGTGGTGTCTGATCTGGGTGAAGTTGGCAAAGTTCAGTCTTTTGATCGACGGGCACTGGTTGTTCAGATCGTTCCATCCTAG
- a CDS encoding DUF3122 domain-containing protein, with protein MAQLKIKNSNSQIPIWCGMRRWLSRLLLLGAFVLLMVIGWGSLTPPSAVASIRQIEEAPGQMLYQSRHTLQDETGQSWQVVLFKRVKAGEAKDINLRLVGFPGVAEFAHPQPLKIMTNTGKVLQAEDLFADQSPGANVGEYNIKDVLSELPTSIGVTLSLPMKGDRTTSLSVPSVVILEWQTVATE; from the coding sequence ATGGCACAATTAAAAATTAAAAACTCAAACTCCCAAATCCCTATCTGGTGTGGGATGCGGCGATGGCTATCGAGGCTACTGTTACTGGGTGCATTTGTCCTGCTGATGGTTATCGGTTGGGGAAGCCTCACCCCTCCCTCAGCCGTCGCTTCTATCCGCCAAATCGAAGAAGCCCCCGGACAAATGCTGTATCAATCCCGCCATACCTTGCAAGATGAAACGGGTCAATCTTGGCAAGTTGTATTATTCAAACGGGTGAAAGCAGGTGAAGCTAAAGACATTAACCTGCGTTTGGTTGGTTTTCCTGGGGTGGCAGAATTTGCTCACCCCCAACCTTTAAAGATTATGACGAATACAGGTAAAGTTTTGCAGGCTGAGGATTTGTTTGCCGACCAATCCCCAGGGGCGAATGTGGGCGAGTATAATATCAAGGACGTGTTATCTGAATTGCCGACGTCTATAGGGGTTACGCTGTCTCTACCGATGAAGGGCGATCGCACAACCAGCCTGAGTGTTCCCTCAGTGGTCATATTAGAATGGCAAACTGTGGCGACTGAGTAG
- a CDS encoding radical SAM protein: protein MTTQSTATFTSVYGPVTSWRYGQSLGIDPIGLQSTCSFNCVYCQLGEIQVRTSQRHVFVPTEKIIQELHAFAPWDVDVVTLSGNGEPTLALNLAEIISQVKEMTHKPVLVLTNGTLLGDRDVQAALSLADKVSVKLDAVNLDQLQRVNRPVMEVDWQKIWTGIQEFRQGYPGHIGIQTMLLTPPNQLSQDTYMQLVRSLHPDEIQLNTPTRPKPLTHQLDGRGNHTPTESRPYPVQQLKQVSGDVLKAFAAKIQDATSIPVRCAPR from the coding sequence ATGACCACTCAATCAACCGCCACATTCACCTCCGTTTATGGTCCAGTGACATCTTGGCGCTACGGGCAATCGCTGGGTATTGATCCCATTGGACTCCAATCAACTTGCTCATTTAACTGCGTCTATTGTCAGTTAGGGGAAATTCAAGTTCGCACCAGCCAACGTCACGTTTTTGTCCCTACCGAAAAAATTATCCAAGAGTTACACGCCTTTGCCCCTTGGGATGTAGATGTGGTAACCCTCAGTGGTAATGGCGAACCCACTCTAGCCCTCAACCTGGCGGAGATTATTTCCCAGGTTAAGGAAATGACTCACAAGCCTGTCTTAGTCTTGACAAATGGCACGCTATTAGGTGATCGAGACGTGCAGGCGGCGTTATCCCTGGCGGATAAAGTCTCGGTTAAACTCGATGCGGTGAATCTTGATCAACTACAGCGTGTCAATCGTCCTGTCATGGAAGTCGATTGGCAGAAAATCTGGACAGGTATCCAGGAATTTCGTCAGGGATATCCAGGACATATAGGGATACAAACGATGCTGTTAACCCCACCGAATCAGCTTAGTCAAGACACTTATATGCAGTTAGTGCGATCGCTACATCCCGATGAAATTCAACTCAACACCCCCACCCGCCCTAAACCCTTAACCCATCAACTGGATGGACGTGGTAATCATACCCCGACAGAATCACGTCCCTATCCTGTACAACAATTAAAACAAGTTAGTGGGGATGTCTTAAAAGCCTTTGCCGCTAAAATACAAGATGCGACCAGTATCCCTGTTCGATGCGCTCCACGTTGA
- a CDS encoding 4Fe-4S single cluster domain-containing protein, whose protein sequence is MTNDKGQITNDIPPGYLNIMGYVDESEVNGPGCRAVVWVQGCNRECASCFNPASWSFEINQLIAVDELADKILSNPHNQGVTFSGGEPFWQAPALAQLAKKLKAAGLNVMSFSGFTLGELQSPDAPPGAQELLGQLDILVDGPFVESLAINSPDSPVSSRNQRVRVFNPALKDQITWASDQMEIHILKDGSRIVTGFRGQMNLSEG, encoded by the coding sequence ATGACCAATGACAAAGGACAAATAACAAATGATATTCCTCCTGGATATCTAAATATTATGGGATACGTTGACGAGTCAGAAGTAAATGGTCCTGGCTGTCGCGCTGTGGTTTGGGTGCAAGGGTGTAACCGAGAATGTGCAAGCTGTTTCAATCCAGCATCCTGGTCTTTTGAAATTAACCAGTTAATTGCTGTTGATGAATTAGCGGATAAAATTTTGTCCAATCCCCATAATCAAGGCGTCACCTTTTCGGGTGGAGAACCCTTTTGGCAAGCACCAGCCCTAGCGCAGTTAGCCAAGAAGCTCAAAGCGGCGGGGTTAAATGTCATGTCATTTAGTGGATTTACTTTAGGGGAACTGCAATCACCTGATGCTCCTCCAGGCGCACAAGAGTTATTAGGACAACTGGATATTTTAGTTGATGGTCCCTTTGTGGAATCCTTGGCTATTAATTCCCCTGATTCACCCGTCTCCTCTCGAAATCAGCGCGTTCGTGTATTTAATCCCGCATTAAAAGACCAAATCACCTGGGCATCTGATCAAATGGAGATTCATATCCTTAAAGATGGTAGTCGCATTGTTACAGGATTTCGAGGTCAAATGAATTTAAGCGAAGGTTAG
- a CDS encoding response regulator — translation MTARQIPSVISTPTLSSLEQVRSLRTLQRFQFSGELVLNDLRGHQWIFFLHLGGILYATGGVHPVRRWQRNLAIHCPQVLTHPDTIGRDLASINVKKCWDYQLLCLWVKQRRITPEQAANMIRAVLTEVVFDLAQAKQVTHQIQHNYSLPTKLVLIEINQAIAQVQLLWQTWHNAQLGEYSPNQAPVIKQPEQLRNNRSIEVYQTLTNLLDGHHTLRDLAVKQRRHVGDIAQALMPYLKSGWVELTNIPDLPTPTPNTVRNRENVGADKQESREKCRDEPRHVSPRQVLPRRVLEPGKEKVKAYPTGITPTSGKANVPKTPLTSANATSTQSLVACVDDSRWVIHTMEKVIGAAGYRFLGVENALRAIPTLLVRKPDLIFLDLVMPNVNGYELCTQLRKLSCFQNTPIVFLTGKDGAADRLHAKFVGASDFLSKPLNSRNLLTVLHKHIKQGVY, via the coding sequence ATGACGGCTAGACAAATTCCCTCTGTAATCTCAACTCCAACGCTCTCTTCCCTAGAGCAAGTTCGGTCTCTTAGAACCTTGCAGCGATTTCAGTTTAGCGGTGAACTGGTGTTGAACGATCTAAGGGGACACCAATGGATCTTTTTTTTACACCTAGGCGGTATCCTTTATGCCACAGGAGGAGTTCATCCTGTGAGACGGTGGCAACGTAATTTAGCCATTCACTGCCCTCAAGTTTTGACTCATCCTGACACAATTGGGCGTGATCTTGCCAGTATCAATGTGAAAAAATGCTGGGACTATCAGCTATTGTGTTTATGGGTCAAGCAACGACGAATCACTCCCGAACAAGCCGCCAATATGATTCGTGCGGTGCTGACTGAGGTTGTATTCGATCTGGCGCAAGCGAAGCAAGTAACCCATCAAATCCAGCATAATTATTCGTTACCGACGAAACTGGTTTTGATTGAAATTAATCAGGCGATCGCACAAGTCCAATTGTTGTGGCAAACTTGGCACAATGCCCAGCTTGGGGAGTATTCTCCCAATCAAGCTCCGGTTATTAAACAACCGGAACAGTTACGAAACAACCGTTCCATCGAGGTTTACCAAACATTAACTAACTTACTCGACGGACACCATACATTACGTGACTTAGCCGTAAAACAGCGTCGGCATGTTGGGGACATTGCTCAAGCATTAATGCCTTACCTGAAATCAGGCTGGGTAGAACTGACTAATATTCCCGATTTACCAACACCCACTCCCAATACGGTAAGGAATAGAGAAAATGTTGGTGCTGACAAGCAGGAAAGCAGAGAAAAATGTAGAGACGAGCCACGGCACGTCTCGCCACGGCAAGTCTTGCCACGGCGCGTCTTAGAGCCAGGGAAAGAGAAGGTTAAAGCTTATCCCACGGGTATTACTCCCACTTCTGGAAAAGCGAATGTGCCGAAAACACCGCTCACAAGCGCAAACGCAACCTCAACTCAATCCCTGGTTGCTTGTGTAGATGACAGTCGTTGGGTGATTCACACCATGGAAAAAGTAATCGGGGCGGCAGGTTACCGATTTCTTGGTGTAGAAAATGCCTTGCGAGCCATTCCCACTCTTTTGGTACGCAAACCTGATCTAATCTTTTTAGACCTGGTGATGCCAAATGTCAACGGATATGAGCTTTGTACTCAATTACGCAAACTGTCCTGTTTCCAAAACACGCCGATTGTCTTTTTAACCGGAAAAGATGGGGCAGCGGATCGACTTCACGCCAAATTTGTTGGAGCCTCGGATTTCTTGAGCAAACCTTTAAATTCCAGGAATTTGCTCACGGTACTCCACAAACATATCAAACAGGGTGTTTATTGA
- a CDS encoding response regulator transcription factor, with the protein MGTALVVEDSSTDMQIITSCLQQGGINVLVAHSGEEALAKISTQKPDVIILDIVLPGRSGFEVCRELKTAAETSNIPVVICSTKGGEMDKFWGMKQGADAYLAKPVDQNELVRTVKQLIRP; encoded by the coding sequence ATGGGAACAGCTCTAGTTGTTGAAGATTCCTCAACGGATATGCAAATTATTACCAGTTGCTTACAGCAAGGTGGTATCAATGTCTTGGTTGCCCATAGTGGCGAAGAGGCTTTGGCTAAAATTAGCACGCAAAAACCGGATGTGATTATTTTAGACATCGTGCTACCGGGTCGCAGTGGTTTTGAAGTCTGCCGTGAATTAAAAACGGCGGCTGAAACTAGCAATATTCCTGTCGTTATTTGTTCGACAAAAGGAGGCGAAATGGATAAATTTTGGGGCATGAAACAAGGAGCAGATGCTTACCTGGCTAAACCCGTGGATCAAAATGAGCTTGTCCGAACAGTTAAACAGCTTATTCGCCCCTAA
- a CDS encoding chemotaxis protein CheW: MSDTLSTQNRLSSSMQIQPRSPASVASNTEQFLRFHLLPDTTALLSVRQLTEVLYIPIGQIVPIPHTPAWVMGVYNWRGEILWMVDIGHLVGLTPWYQQITGVSNYTAIVLHTRSSSHNSTQVKSQMLGLVVNRVEDMEWCNPDGIQSPPSAPVTPELAPFLRGYWVKSSGEMLAVLDGTAITEAMPKIQ; the protein is encoded by the coding sequence ATGTCTGACACTTTATCAACTCAAAACCGCTTATCATCGTCCATGCAGATCCAGCCGCGATCGCCTGCGTCTGTAGCTAGCAACACAGAACAATTTTTGCGGTTTCATCTGCTACCCGATACAACGGCTTTGTTGTCAGTTAGACAGTTGACGGAAGTGTTGTATATTCCGATTGGTCAGATTGTACCCATTCCTCATACACCTGCTTGGGTGATGGGTGTGTATAACTGGCGGGGTGAGATTCTCTGGATGGTGGATATCGGACATTTAGTGGGACTCACGCCTTGGTATCAGCAGATAACGGGGGTTTCCAACTACACCGCAATTGTGTTACATACTCGTTCTTCATCGCACAACTCCACCCAAGTCAAAAGCCAGATGCTGGGACTTGTGGTTAACCGTGTCGAAGATATGGAGTGGTGCAACCCCGATGGGATTCAATCCCCACCTTCTGCTCCCGTCACTCCCGAACTTGCTCCTTTTTTGCGGGGATATTGGGTGAAATCCAGTGGTGAGATGTTAGCCGTTCTCGATGGCACAGCTATTACCGAAGCCATGCCCAAAATTCAGTAA
- a CDS encoding methyl-accepting chemotaxis protein, producing MTQTSSNTNSTNNNGATSKLTPNDNGSALKDYPLSDHSLSTQTSNALKRLEPDGGGYKAKTQTIPKPQSSTSWWQRLNLRNKATALAIIIGTLPVLVTGITAYYFADNAIVREIANAKIARAEGIEDKVIRFMRERYGDIQILANLQILTDPKLAESTTLAQKQATLDNYVDFYKIYDSIAVFDLKGNVIVQSKGDPLTNHSDREYIQAALKLDGPYIANPTISESTGKFVIHTAAPVKDATGKLIGTIRSRMPVEALDDLISNFGAGGDQYHLIDLSEETPEIFVSNQPEKQQKNAAEVFTDFEQLKTAGTPGSTLTTDTIDNSQDLLAYAPLHELEGVQKLPWSAAVATPTKIAFEPQRQLLLALASGTALTALLVSAVAAAIANRATRPIVSAADAVTKIGQGDLDTRLDVAGEDEMAVLGENINEMAQQIGSLVQEQTLAAEKANLLAEITSVRSFDAQAIQDIFDIAVINARKIYKADRVIVYRLNTDGSGEVAAESVTGGQFHAFNSNIKYPPLSPKQLATHSDDGIVAITNVATAGLAAEQLKFMENLEVKSTLDVLLLSQGQPFALLSVHHCQKSHEWQPGDIDFLQRLADQMRLSLDRLTLLDQTRNLAEEQRLLKEGLQQRALELLKEVDPISKGDLTIRARVTEDEIGTVADSYNATVANLRKIVTQVQAAASQVADTTSSNEVAVQSLAEEALHQAEEISVALDRAQEMAQSVRMVAANAEQALTAVQEAGEMVQEGDQAMNRTVDGILAIRETVAETAKKVKHLGESSQKISTVVNLISTFAAQTNLLALNASIEAARAGEEGRGFAVVADEVRSLAQQSADATSEIEKLVAAIQAETNEVVTAMEAGTEQVVMGTKLVDETRASLNKITSVSNKISDLVEAITEATLIQTRASESVTETMTKVANIAAQTSTGASDVSYSFEQLRQVAQALQAEVGQFKLN from the coding sequence ATGACTCAAACATCATCTAATACAAACTCCACAAATAATAACGGTGCTACTTCCAAGCTGACACCGAATGATAATGGTTCAGCACTCAAGGATTATCCCCTCTCTGATCACAGCCTTTCTACTCAAACCTCAAACGCTCTCAAACGACTAGAACCTGATGGGGGAGGATACAAGGCAAAGACTCAAACCATTCCCAAACCACAGTCATCAACCTCTTGGTGGCAACGGCTAAATCTACGAAATAAAGCCACCGCATTGGCAATCATTATTGGTACGTTGCCCGTACTGGTAACCGGAATCACCGCCTACTATTTTGCTGACAACGCAATTGTTCGAGAAATTGCTAACGCAAAAATCGCTCGTGCTGAAGGTATTGAAGATAAGGTGATTCGCTTCATGCGGGAACGGTACGGGGATATTCAGATTCTGGCAAATTTGCAAATTCTCACTGATCCAAAACTGGCTGAATCAACAACCCTGGCTCAAAAACAAGCCACTCTCGACAACTACGTCGATTTTTACAAAATCTATGACAGTATTGCTGTGTTTGATCTCAAGGGCAATGTAATTGTGCAATCGAAGGGAGATCCTCTAACGAATCACAGCGATCGCGAATACATTCAAGCCGCCCTGAAACTGGATGGACCCTATATTGCAAACCCCACCATCTCTGAATCCACTGGCAAATTTGTGATTCACACGGCTGCACCTGTGAAAGATGCCACAGGTAAGCTAATTGGCACTATCCGCTCTCGTATGCCTGTAGAAGCTCTAGATGACCTGATTTCCAATTTCGGTGCTGGCGGAGACCAATACCACTTAATTGACTTGTCTGAAGAAACGCCTGAAATTTTCGTATCCAACCAGCCAGAGAAGCAGCAAAAGAATGCGGCAGAAGTGTTTACTGATTTTGAGCAATTGAAAACCGCAGGTACACCAGGAAGTACGCTGACAACTGACACGATTGATAACAGTCAAGACTTGTTAGCTTATGCTCCCTTACACGAACTTGAAGGGGTGCAAAAACTACCCTGGAGCGCGGCTGTTGCCACACCCACCAAGATTGCGTTTGAACCCCAAAGACAGTTACTTCTTGCCCTAGCCAGTGGTACCGCACTCACCGCTTTACTCGTATCAGCGGTAGCCGCCGCCATTGCCAACCGCGCGACCCGCCCGATTGTAAGTGCAGCCGATGCGGTGACCAAAATTGGTCAGGGAGACTTGGATACTCGTCTAGACGTGGCTGGGGAAGACGAAATGGCTGTCTTGGGTGAAAACATTAACGAGATGGCTCAACAGATTGGCAGCTTGGTGCAGGAACAAACCTTGGCAGCAGAAAAGGCAAACTTGCTGGCAGAGATTACCAGTGTCCGTTCCTTTGACGCCCAAGCGATTCAAGATATTTTCGACATTGCCGTGATCAATGCTCGCAAAATCTATAAAGCTGACCGAGTGATTGTCTATCGTCTGAACACCGATGGCAGCGGCGAGGTTGCGGCTGAATCGGTTACTGGGGGTCAGTTTCATGCGTTCAATAGCAATATCAAATATCCCCCCTTGTCACCCAAACAGCTAGCGACTCACAGTGATGACGGGATTGTGGCAATTACGAATGTTGCCACCGCCGGGTTAGCGGCTGAACAGTTGAAGTTTATGGAAAATCTCGAAGTTAAGTCTACCCTGGATGTTTTACTGCTGTCGCAAGGTCAACCCTTTGCTTTACTTAGCGTTCACCACTGCCAAAAGTCCCACGAATGGCAACCTGGGGACATTGATTTTCTCCAACGCTTAGCAGACCAGATGCGACTGTCCCTTGACCGACTCACCCTACTTGACCAAACCCGAAACCTGGCGGAAGAACAGCGGCTACTGAAAGAAGGGTTGCAACAGCGAGCCTTAGAACTGCTCAAGGAGGTAGACCCGATTAGTAAAGGTGACCTAACCATTCGCGCACGAGTCACCGAAGATGAAATCGGTACCGTGGCAGACTCTTATAATGCTACGGTTGCTAACCTGCGGAAAATTGTTACCCAGGTGCAAGCAGCGGCGAGTCAAGTGGCGGATACCACGAGCAGTAATGAAGTGGCGGTACAATCCCTAGCCGAAGAAGCGCTGCATCAAGCCGAAGAAATTTCCGTCGCCCTTGACCGCGCCCAGGAAATGGCTCAGTCGGTGCGAATGGTTGCCGCAAACGCCGAACAAGCGTTAACGGCGGTGCAAGAAGCGGGTGAGATGGTACAAGAAGGAGACCAGGCGATGAACCGTACTGTAGACGGGATTCTCGCCATTCGCGAAACGGTAGCAGAAACGGCGAAAAAAGTCAAACACTTGGGTGAATCGTCACAAAAGATTTCCACGGTTGTTAACCTGATTAGCACCTTTGCCGCCCAAACCAACTTGCTGGCGCTCAACGCCTCCATTGAGGCAGCCCGCGCCGGGGAAGAAGGACGAGGGTTCGCGGTGGTTGCCGACGAAGTGCGATCGCTGGCTCAACAGTCTGCTGATGCGACTAGCGAAATTGAAAAGCTGGTGGCGGCAATTCAAGCGGAAACCAACGAGGTGGTAACGGCAATGGAAGCCGGGACAGAACAGGTGGTTATGGGTACAAAACTCGTGGATGAAACTCGTGCTTCGCTGAACAAGATTACCTCTGTATCTAACAAGATTAGTGACCTGGTTGAAGCGATTACCGAAGCCACATTAATTCAGACACGAGCCTCTGAATCGGTGACGGAAACAATGACAAAAGTGGCAAATATTGCGGCTCAAACATCCACAGGAGCGAGTGATGTATCGTACTCATTTGAACAACTCCGACAAGTGGCGCAAGCGTTACAAGCAGAAGTGGGTCAGTTTAAGTTGAATTAG